DNA from Spirosoma oryzicola:
ATCGCCGTATTGGTTAGTCTTACTTTTTCCCAAGCGGATAATGGCCCCTTCGGCTGAGAAAGTCAGATCTTCAAGATTGAGCGCTACCAGTTCGGAACGTCGAAAAGCACCCGTAAAGCCAAGCAGTAACACCAATTTGTCGCGCAACTGCTGTAATTCGTTCACGTCTAATCGTTGAATAACCGAGCGAAATTCGTCAATGGAAAAGGCGGGGGCCTGGTGCTGACGAACGCCAATGGTGCGTCGAATGCCTTCCAATACCGTCTGTACGTGGCGATCCTGCACGGGAAAGTCAGCGTTTTGTAGATGATGTAGCTTACGAATAGCTGACAATCGCCGTTGGATTGTAGCCCATTTGTCGGTTTCGGCGGTAAAGGCTAGGTACGCACAAAGCGCTTCAGGCGAAATCGGTAGTGGTAGTTGCTGGTGCTCGGTACACCACTGGCGATAATGGCGCAGGTCAGCAGCGTAAGCGCGTCGCGTGTTTGCCGAGCCTTCCAGACCGGATTGAAAATAGTCCGCTACTTTACTTCGCAGATGCGATAAGTTATTGCTCAAGGCTGATGCTTGCACGGGTACTATTTCGGATTTGCTGCGCTTTTTAGCGTCCGGTCTGTTTTTCATACAGCGAATATATACGTAAAAATCTAGTCAGTAAACTTCACGGACTAGATGCAATATAACGGCTTCTTCTGACTGCTTCGACTCAAACTTGTCGCATTTCTTCAATACTGCGTTTAGTAGCCGCT
Protein-coding regions in this window:
- a CDS encoding site-specific integrase, translating into MKNRPDAKKRSKSEIVPVQASALSNNLSHLRSKVADYFQSGLEGSANTRRAYAADLRHYRQWCTEHQQLPLPISPEALCAYLAFTAETDKWATIQRRLSAIRKLHHLQNADFPVQDRHVQTVLEGIRRTIGVRQHQAPAFSIDEFRSVIQRLDVNELQQLRDKLVLLLGFTGAFRRSELVALNLEDLTFSAEGAIIRLGKSKTNQYGDHEEKALFCHPDPDLCPIETLRHWMNQRPERGPLLVRLRKGSEPGFVRLTNERLSDKSVARIVKHYLGDDYSAHSLRASFVTIAKLNGADDLEIMQQTKHKTSTMIQRYTRVDKITRYNAGKKLGL